Part of the Phragmites australis chromosome 23, lpPhrAust1.1, whole genome shotgun sequence genome is shown below.
TTTCTGGGGCTTTAGTGTTGCTATCTTCTAGCTTTATCATCTCAACTGGCCATTTTGACTCTACTATGAATCTACTTACCTAAACAATTTAGTGACTGCAACTACTATAGCTTAGGGATCATCGCTGTAGTGCCTTAGGCAACCTTTTTATGAGTGTTCTGCTGATGGCTGAACAAATGGAGGGCACAGAAGATTATAACCTTATAAAGTGTTGATAAACATATCTTTTAAACATAGTTACTGAGAAATATATCTTTTTCAGTGAAGTCTGTAATCTGACTTGATTTTGCATCATTGTTATATGATTGCGATGTTGACTTAAGTAGTACCTCTGCAGTTAGTGCCTAGCTGTTGAAAACCAAATAACACATTGTTGAAACCTTCTGCTGTTATCCCAGGCTCCCCAAGGAGTGCATGTGGTCAGCAAGAGATTCCCAAGAGTCAAGATTGTGACGTCGGAGATCGAGATTGGTCTAAATGACGATTTCCGTGTCATCCCTGGAATGGGTGAGTTTGGAGACAGATATTTTGGAACAGATGATTATCAGTCGTCGACACCATTCTTTTGTGATGATAAAAATCGTGTCAGGTGAGCTGTTATTTCTTGTACTGCTAGTAGTTGGCTTATTTCATTCGTCAGATTCAAGCCATATCACTCGGCTGTCGCATCTGTACGCACATATCCTTGTACTTGTCAATTGTCATGCAAAGGGTTGACTGTTTATCTGTTGCTATAACTGTGCAGGCTTTTGTGAGAGTTTTGCCCAGACATACCAAGGCCTGGCTGCGGCATTATCTCCATTTTTTGAGAAACTTGTATCCGTGTTTCAAAACTCTGGAATGCCCGTATTAAATGTATTCATTACCAGAAACTGTGTATCATGCAACATTACAGACTGAGCTCGCCTCTTAACATAATTGGAGCAATTTCATTTTTTGGTACCATCAGATCAGATGTCTCATTTCGAAAGCAGTCTCCTCTCCAGTAGTCCATTTATACTCGACGAGCGTCTTCTCCAGCAGTCCCTTCTCTAGTCCATTTATGCTCAACGAGCGTCTTCTCCAACAATCTCATCtgctggaaagaaaaaaaaagttttttcgCTTTCTTGTAAACTAAGAAAAGATGTTTTCGAAGTTGCAGCTTTGTTTTttgctgaatgaaggattggAAGTTGTGATGAACAGCTTGACGATCTGATCCTTCACCTATTAGGCTCCTACTCCAGATACGTGTTGGGTGCGGGCAGTTGTCTTCAAAGGCAAAACCAGCTTAGTAATTCGTCGGTCTTGTGATATTGTGATAGAAATACACTGCTGTTGCTGGTTAACTGTCAAAGTAGGACTCTTGTAGCCATCTGTGTATACCATCACTTCATTCGCAGGCTGACAGCATACATGGACAGGATGATCCTGAAGAAGCTAGCTAGCCATTAGCTTTTTCTTGAATGCTGCCTAACTCTAACTTCAATGTTGTTCGACTCCGGCTCTGAAGTGGGGAAGATATGCATATATGGATGAAAATGTTAACTCCGTCTTGATAATCATCGACGAAAGATCAAACATTCTTTTTTGAGGGAAGAAAGATCAAACATTCTTGTTCTGATATACTGCTTGAATATGTGAGGATCGGTAGAGTATTATCGTATATCATGCGATCTGAAGGAATAACTTCGAATCATGTGGCTATGTATCGCACTCCACATGTCGAGAAGCTACCATGTTGCTAGGAGCATGCATGAGAGATCAGCTAGTACTAGCTGGTGGAGAGGGCCGGTGATTCATGAAGCAGCTCTCCCCGATCCTTTGCATGCAGAGAGAGAATCCTGCGCATCCAGATGTCTGATTTGGATACATGGCCGGTGCCACTAGTTGATAGGTGTGAAAACGGATTGGATTTTTTCCACCCGTCCAATCGTCTGAACCATTTTAGATGCTAATCGGATCTTAGATATTCAAAGGAAATCTCGGATTTCGGATTAAATTTTGGATAGTTGTATCAGATATTAGATTTGAATGTAGGGAGTCAGGTATCCATCGGATATCAGATATCCGAGAATAAAATCAGATATATCCGAAAACTATCTAACAACTATCTGAGCCTATATTTCGGAGcttgtaattttttcatatagagTTGGATGAAGaagatctttatataaaaattacaactctcgacgagatctacaagtttgtagttgataattttttttatttgaagttattaatatgttcaaataattaatagaagctTCAAACAACGTATTGGACACTCGTAATTTCTCCGATTTCGCTCTAACATAACTCCTTCTAAGGGAGTATATTGCTGATTTGCTTGTTGATCCTCTAACgtagttgagttttggataCCTAGAATAGTTGAACAATCATAATATATGTAACATATATGGTTGTTGTTTTTACTCAATATACGAATAAATATTGGACCACATTATCTGCATTTGAATCGTCACATATTCGATCCGTATTTGTGACCAATACTATCAATATCCGTATTTGTATCCGACATTATCTGTGTTTAGCTCCGATTtcgatgaaaaaaatatgagatagaATATAGGATCAGTGATATCAGTCCGTATCCGATGTGAGTATACCCCTAATATATAGCATTCATCATCGTGAGGATCATATGAACTTGATCGGCTGGGTAGGCTGCCTTATATACCTTAGATGACAGCAAGATATCCATGTGATGGCAAGTTAATCTGATCCTTCATTCAGATGATGACTGGCTTCCAAGGGAGTTGGGTGTCCTGTGATTTGTGTTGATAATGGAGTAGTACTGCAGTGCCATGTATAAACACACATGACTCCCCATTGTCATAAATCTCATGCATGCATTATTGGTTAAGGCGGCAATCAAACACATGGGATATATAGTCATAGGGACGGGTGCTTTATTCCAAAGCGAGTGTGTTTATTCCTTCTTCCTTGCGTCTGTAAGAAATTATACTAACACCACACGTCGATGTCGCCTGTCGAGTCATCACccaaaacaaagaaagaaacccAATATGATCAGTTCCTCACTTATTTCACCTTTTGTTTTTCCTGAAAGGCCAACCTCCGGTGCCAGTACCGCCACTTCATGGTTGCCACTATTTATTGGCATCCCTAGTTAATTAAAGGTGTTTTGTTCTACTTTTCTACTAATGGCTTCTTCTATTCTATTTTACTATTCCTTGTGGGTTACTCCTGGCAacatattgatgattactccTTGACCTCATGCTTAATGTTTCTTGGGGTTTCAGAAAGGCATTAAAACAATTTGTCCTTTTGGTTTAGTCAATATATCGAAATCACATAAATGACATTAATTAGGAGTAGGGAAATATGttgatttttaaataaatgAGAAAATGATCAGACCAATTAAGTGCTTGTGCATGGTTGCAAGTGAAAGAGAAGTAGTCCAAGAAGGCTCTCTGTCTATGCATGACTGTGATTGCACCACGCCATTAGTTTCACCTTTAATATAATTTGGTTCTCCCTTTCTGAAAGTTATATATCTATTTACAAGACAAGGAAAGGGAAAAGGCTAGTcttgcttttctgaaaagcaaCTCTGATGTTCAAGGCCTGCCTGAATGAACCTGACCAAATTTAGTTTGTTCTCTCCTCTTGCAACTAAGCTCTCTTGTTATCTTCTTGTTAGATCATGGATGCTGTGCAGCTCATTgtgtttttctttcctcttaacAAAGCTCTGATGAGTTGTTGGTATTACTTGTATGATTGCAAATTTAGTATTCGAGTTCTTTTTTAATGTTTATGGTGAACAactttagagagagagagagagagattaaaaTCAAATCTCCCTTTCATGATCCACCATTAGTACTTTGTAAGCTATCCCGAGTGCACGTTAATTTGTACTTGCGTCCACTATAACCACTCCAAAATAAAGGGGGGGAATTGTCAAATTGTTGTGATTGTCAACTTGACAACTTGCAGTGCTCAATTACTCATCAGAGAGGAGTTCATCATCACGACGGATCGCGTTTCTTAAGCAGCGGATTAAGTTACAAATGACGCAAGTACAATGCAAGCTAGTTTTTCAACTCAATTTTAGATCTCCCTTAAATTATTGGCACGCCAGACATTATCGTTTTTTTCAGCTGTCAGTTATCTCCTTGTCAATCTCCTTGGCAATCTCCTTGATCTTGTTTGTGGCCTACATGTCCAACCAAATctctcttgatttcttcttggTTCAGTAGTAGTCTACAACTCAGCTTGGAAGTCAAGGTCATATCACCTGAACACGTACAGCTAGCTCTAAATCGCCAAAGACTCAGACTGGCTTACAACATTCCATTTGTCAAGTCATCCAATTGGACAAAGGTTTGTTTCAGCTGCCACGTTTGAAataacttgcaaaaaaaaaaaacttcacatTAATTCGTATCACTTTCACTTCACTGTACCTCGTGATGCGATTGAGAACAATGCTGAGAGGTACTAGCAACAAATTTATGCTCAATATTTCATACCATTTATACGATCATGTAAGTATGGCTGATCTTGCTATATGGAGTATGTGCCACATGTGCCTTCACGCTGTATAAGAAAATTAGAATAGATCTGACAACAATCAATCATAAAAATTCATGTATAATGCTAATTCAGCTTGATTTGCCACCTAATGTCGGGGAATCTCCTTAGGAAATATTTGGCTAGTGAGGGTGGTTGTCACCCAGCCAACTAAAATTCAATTCTCATCTCCTACACATCAATATCAGGATGGACGTTTCTCCTTatagttgagtttttttttattcgcCATCTAATGGCCTTTTCATACCATTGGGCGTATTCCTGCTTCATGTGCATTTCATTTGTCACCTACTACTAGCGCTAAAGCAGGACAGGTGGCGCGAAGCGACAACTCAGGACCGAGCAGCCAATTTTTATCCTTACTTTCCCCGGAATGATTAAGACAACAATTTGACCTAATCTTTCATGAGCATCGAGGACAGCTTCACAATAAACATGCATTCTTCAGCATTTGCCCTTGAAAAAGTTGAATTGCCCATGCATTTGGCCTGCAAGATTTGGCAATCACCTTCATTGTGATATTTGTTTTTCAGATAGACTGATGCTTGGTATTCTTGCATTAGAAAAGAAGAAATGGTGAAGTAGgtgcatgacattgattgcTGTAATTCAAGCACCACCTACTGTTGAATTTCTGTTGCCATCCTGACTCAAGAAGGATGGAAGAAGGCTCAGATGAGTCTTCTGTGTGAGATTTGGGAGCTAAGCTCAGCTCAACTCAGCAGTTCGATCCGTACAGGCAGATACAACGGCCTCAGGCGGTCAGTCAGCCCACCGGCTGCTGGCTTGAAGCCGAGATGGTGAAACTTGACACCCTTTTACTACTCACCGGTCTTCACCTAATCTCTCTTTTGAAACTGTTGATTACGTAGACAGAGGTGCTCTTTTTTCTAGTCTTTCAAGATTAAAGCTCTTCAGGACCTCTGCTGGGCTTTAGTTTAATGCAAGCACATAGGCTGCAGTTGCGGTAGATTGGCAGTAACAAAGAACTTAAACTTGGAGAGGGTGCCATGTTGTTGAGTTGTTCATCTTTAGGGGCGACCTACGGGGATGGAAGCTTTGAATTCTTACGTCGTGGACTATTGTGGCAAAAAAGGCTTTTAATTTAATTGCACAAGTGCGTAAGATATCTGTCAAGAGACTTTTTCGGTGTGAAATAatgtaacatatttttttaagatatcgGAATAAAGATTATTTTAATCTTTGCATCGTTGAGATGTACACaactatatataatatatgagCTAGGTCAATATTTGATGTACAGAATATGTAATACAACcgaaatatacaaaatttatacTATAGTACATGATAAAAACATTTATCGATCATCATTTTACATGGCTATCAACACATGGTAGCTAAGTGGTTTCCTGGAAATGTTGTATGGTTCTCTAGCACTAATTAGCATTTAGCAAGGGAGCCGAGCAACCCGTAGGTCACATATCGTTTAGGATAGTCTCTGCATCACCAAAGAAAATCTCTAACAGTACACTTCTTGCCCTTTGTGTTAAGCTGTAGGAAAAGAAAAATTTCTGGGACACAAAAAACAGGGGACagctaacaccaaaagacacagcataaaaaaaaatcaattttctattttcttaattctttCTTTTCCTCCACATTCTTCCCCCCCTCCACTCCTCATCTTTCCCATGTGTGTTGTAGACCACCACTCCTGCTGCCACCCTGCCTGACGCTTCTTCTCCAGTTCTGTCGCAGTTCTTCACCACCCCCAGACCCACCACCTCATCTCTTATCATTCTGGCAGTTTCACTGACTCCAATCCATCCAATCATAGGTAAAAAGGCCAGATATAATCGCACATTAGCACCAAGGTTTCCTTTTGCACATATAAATCTGGAAGTGGAAGCGCACGAGCAGGAGAGAGAAGGAAGGGAAAGAGGGAAGAGCCAGAGGGAGATCCGCCTCCATGGCTGAGAAGGAGGGCAACCTCGATGCCGTCCTCAAGGAGGCTGTCGACCTGGTACGCCCGCGCGCTTTCCTCTTGTTGGGAAAAGCTTGCGCCTTTCTGCTCTTTCTGGGTTCTTTTACCTGATACTGATGTTCCTGTTCGTGGAAATTCGCATCTTTAAGCAAAGTCTGTGTGGCAAAGTCTGTGTGGCGGCTTTGGGTTCTTGTTCTGTGGATTCCCAATTTCTAGGTGACATTTCGGCATAGGGGTCTTCCTTTTCTCAAATCTGGGTGGAATCCTGCAGTTACTTTTTTGGTTTGGGTCCTAGGATTACACATTGGAGACATCGGCACCTTTGTGTTTGTGCCAGTTTCTCGGGATAGCTGTGACATGTAGTAATCGGTCTGTCTCATAGCGACAATTTAGTGAGAGTTGTTGCTCCGTTCTGCTGTCGGGGGAAGGAATTGTGTCAGTGAACTGTGTGTTGCTGCTTATTTCTACAGGAGAACATCCCCCTTGAAGAGGTGTTTGAGAATCTGAGATGCAGCCGCGAGGGTCTCTCCACGCAGCAGGCGCAGCAGCGCGTCGAAATCTTTGGCCCCAACAAGCTCGAGGAGAAGGAGGTTTGCTTCATTCACTTTACTCATGCACTCTTTGCGCTTTCAGCGAACTCGTTGGAGAAATTATCAGTTTCATACTCGCAAATGCTTAAAGTCGGGATTTTGATGGTGGCAGGAGAGCAAATTCCTCAAGTTTTTGGGGTTCATGTGGAATCCACTCTCCTGGGTCATGGAGGCTGCAGCTATCATGGCCATTGCTCTGGCCAACGGAGGGGTAAGGCACTGAGACAAATGAACAAACTTTAGCTTTCATTTCCAtgtttttccttattttttgtTTAAAGTTTATATTGGACTATATTCTAATTTTTTGCTGTCTCGTGTTATGGTCATTAGGGGAAACCACCGGATTGGCAGGACTTTGTTGGTATCATAACACTGCTTGTCATCAACTCGACAATCAGTTTCATTGAAGAAAACAATGCTGGTAATGCTGCGGCTGCCCTCATGGCTCGTCTTGCACCTAAAGCCAAGGTCTGTTACCACCCACTTTATGCTGTTTCGCTATGTTCTGAAGGAAGGCTTGATGTGTCTACTGAGCCCATTCAAAGTCCGAACCAACTTATTTTTCTTCAGGTGCTTCGTGACGGGCGATGGACGGAGGAAGATGCTGCCATCCTTGTGCCAGGAGACATTGTCAGTATTAAACTCGGAGACATCATTCCTGCAGATGCTCGCCTCCTTGAGGGGGATCCTTTGAAGATCGATCAGGTTCTTCCGATTGTCTTGACTTGTTAAAATCACTTAGCCTTTGATGAGCATGGTGATTTTTTTCCTTAtaatttctcttttgttgtagtCTGCCCTGACTGGCGAATCACTGCCGGCCACCAAAGGTCCTGGTGATGGCGTCTATTCTGGTTCGACGGTCAAGCAAGGTGAGATCGAAGCTATTGTGATTGCCACTGGTGTTCACACTTTCTTTGGAAAGGCTGCACACCTTGTTGACTCCACGAACCAAGTTGGCCATTTCCAGAAGGCAAGATTGAAACCCTTACCTCACATGCATGTATTCTGGACCGAATTACTGATGTAACTCACTGTTTATACCATTACCTGATCGATGCAGGTCTTGACAGCTATTGGGAACTTTTGTATTTGCTCAATTGCTGTGGGGATGTTTGTTGAGATCATTGTAATGTATCCTATACAGCACAGGGCATACCGCCCCGGGATTGACAATCTCCTCGTCCTTCTCATCGGAGGCATTCCCATAGCCATGCCGACAGTCTTATCTGTAACTATGGCTATTGGATCACATCGTTTGTCTCAGCAGGTTTGTTTATGGATCATCATATCTGTCACATTTCACTTTCTTTATCTGTGTTGATATACTTAACGATTTAAATATGATTTCTGCAGGGAGCTATCACAAAGAGAATGACTGCAATCGAGGAGATGGCTGGCATGGATGTTCTTTGCAGTGATAAAACTGGAACATTGACCCTGAACAAGCTTACTGTGGACAAGAACCTCGTTGAGGTGAGACAAGGACAACTATTTAATATTCTCTTACTTTCTCATGTCTGATTAAAATAACTTCAAAATTGTCAATCCAGGTTTTCGAAAGAGGTATCACTCAGGATCAAGTGATTCTAATGGCTGCTAGAGCATCTCGTACAGAAAACCAAGATGCTATTGATGCGGCAATAGTCGGGACGCTAGCTGATCCAAAAGAGGTACTTTGCTTTGTTGAAGGCTTGAAGCGGAGGCAGATAATTGTCTTGCTTATATGATGAAATGACACTTCTCCACATTTTAATGCAGGCTCGTGCTGGTATTCAAGAGGTTCATTTCCTACCATTCAATCCTACTGACAAAAGAACAGCATTAACATACATTGACAGTGATGGCAAAATGTATCGTGTTAGTAAGGGTGCACCTGAGCAGGTACCTCAAAAGATGAATTGCTCGTGCATTGATATCCTAGCATGGCCTTATATTTGAATATTGTTTCCTGTAACACCATCCTATAAATTTGGTTGCAGATTCTCCACCTGTCTCATAACAAGTCAGAGATAGAGAGGAGGGTCCATGCTGTGATCGATAAATTTGCAGAGCGTGGACTTAGATCGCTTGCTGTAGCTTACCAGGTGAGCAAAATTACTATATGCCTTCTGTCTTATGCTTGCTATTCAACGAAGCTGCACTGGTCACAAGGATTTCATGTACATCATGGTCCATGCAACTTTAGATTATCGACTTAAGCTAATTTTCTTTTAACAATGCAACTTCCTCATTTACATGTAGGTTCACCTGTTATATGCATCTGTTGTCTTACTGGTGCATTATTCTATTTTTGCATATAGGAAGTACCAGAAGGGAGAAAAGAAAGCCCTGGTGGCCTATGGCACTTTGTTGGTCTCATGCCACTTTTTGATCCTCCAAGACATGACAGTGCTGAAACAATTCGGCGGGCACTTAACCTTGGTGTTAATGTCAAGATGATCACAGGCATGCTTCCAACAGATAATgtccaaatgatttttttttcatcggcCCAATTTCCTGATCTGTTTTCTAATGTTCAGGTGATCAGCTAGCAATTGGAAAGGAAACAGGACGGCGCTTGGGAATGGGTACAAACATGTATCCTTCATCCGCTTTGTTGGGACAGAACAAGGATGAGTCAATTGCTGCTTTACcagttgatgatctcattgagAAAGCCGATGGTTTTGCTGGTGTATTCCCCGGTATGGTTTTTAAGGAATTACTGGATGACAAAGATTGGAGGTTAAATTCTCGATTGATTGAGTAAATTGTTTTTCTCCAGAGCACAAGTATGAGATCGTGAAACGTTTGCAAGCACGGAAGCATATCTGTGGAATGACTGGTGATGGAGTAAATGATGCTCCAGCCCTAAAGAAAGCTGATATTGGTATTGCCGTTGCCGATGCAACTGATGCAGCAAGGAGTGCTTCGGATATTGTCCTCACAGAACCTGGACTAAGTGTGATCATCAGTGCTGTGCTTACCAGTCGCGCAATTTTCCAGCGTATGAAGAACTACACGGTATGTTAGATGAGGAAATGTGCTCAGTTATGCTTTTTTCCCTTGTTATATTTGACTAACACTTTAAATGATGGCAGATCTATGCTGTCTCGATCACCATTCGTATTGTGGTAAGTTTTCTTGTCTATTACTTCTGAATGAAAATTTTCAGATCATTGTATTTTTGGTTATAGAACTCCACAACGTTGGTTCCGAACTGCATGATGTTTCTTTTAGGGAATTAATGTTATACTGAATTCAGTAGAAGCAAGACTGTTAGTGACATTCCCATGCATACATGTCTTGTATAATAGATCCATCTTCAGCGTTGAAGCTACGCATATGGATCCTACATATGTTACTTCAGGGTTGAACTAATTACTTATTTCCCTAATTTTGACAGCTTGGATTTATGCTCCTTGCCCTCATCTGGAAATTTGATTTCCCGCCGTTCATGGTCCTAATCATAGCAATTCTAAATGATGGTaccttcctccccctctctctacGAAAGAAGTTGAAGATAAACCACAAAAGGTTCTAATGCTGTTCGACCATTTGGTGTGATGAATAGGTACCATAATGACTATATCGAAGGATCGCGTAAAACCATCGCCACTACCTGACAGCTGGAAACTGGCTGAGATTTTCACGActggagttgtccttggtggATACTTGGCTATGATGACTGTCATCTTCTTTTGGGCTGCATACAAGACGAACTTTTTCCCAGTAAGGATTCTTGTGCATCAGTTAACTATATTTGGATTTTGATGTATCTTAATccagttaatttttttttcttagcacTAGAATTGGTTAAGATGTACCAGTACTTTTTAGGATCTTTTCTTACTTTTGCTTACTGGAAttaaaatttcagagaatattccATGTTGAAAGCCTTGAGAAGACAGCTCAAGATGATTTCCAAAAGCTTGCCTCTGCTATTTACCTGCAAGTTAGCACCATCAGCCAGGCTCTCATCTTTGTCACAAGGTCCCGGAGCTGGTCATTTGTGGAGCGTCCTGGTTTTCTACTGGTCTTTGCTTTCCTGGTTGCGCAGCTGGTCAGCTCTTGCTCCTCCTTATAAATTGCTTGAGGAGATAAAAGTCGCATGAAACTAAGATTTCCTGTTGAATTACAGATTGCTACACTGATTGCTGTGTATGCTGATTGGGCATTCACTTCAATCAAAGGCATTGGGTGGGGCTGGGCTGGT
Proteins encoded:
- the LOC133905911 gene encoding plasma membrane ATPase 3-like, which codes for MAEKEGNLDAVLKEAVDLENIPLEEVFENLRCSREGLSTQQAQQRVEIFGPNKLEEKEESKFLKFLGFMWNPLSWVMEAAAIMAIALANGGGKPPDWQDFVGIITLLVINSTISFIEENNAGNAAAALMARLAPKAKVLRDGRWTEEDAAILVPGDIVSIKLGDIIPADARLLEGDPLKIDQSALTGESLPATKGPGDGVYSGSTVKQGEIEAIVIATGVHTFFGKAAHLVDSTNQVGHFQKVLTAIGNFCICSIAVGMFVEIIVMYPIQHRAYRPGIDNLLVLLIGGIPIAMPTVLSVTMAIGSHRLSQQGAITKRMTAIEEMAGMDVLCSDKTGTLTLNKLTVDKNLVEVFERGITQDQVILMAARASRTENQDAIDAAIVGTLADPKEARAGIQEVHFLPFNPTDKRTALTYIDSDGKMYRVSKGAPEQILHLSHNKSEIERRVHAVIDKFAERGLRSLAVAYQEVPEGRKESPGGLWHFVGLMPLFDPPRHDSAETIRRALNLGVNVKMITGDQLAIGKETGRRLGMGTNMYPSSALLGQNKDESIAALPVDDLIEKADGFAGVFPEHKYEIVKRLQARKHICGMTGDGVNDAPALKKADIGIAVADATDAARSASDIVLTEPGLSVIISAVLTSRAIFQRMKNYTIYAVSITIRIVLGFMLLALIWKFDFPPFMVLIIAILNDGTIMTISKDRVKPSPLPDSWKLAEIFTTGVVLGGYLAMMTVIFFWAAYKTNFFPRIFHVESLEKTAQDDFQKLASAIYLQVSTISQALIFVTRSRSWSFVERPGFLLVFAFLVAQLIATLIAVYADWAFTSIKGIGWGWAGIVWLYNIIFYFPLDIIKFLIRYALSGKAWDLVIEQRIAFTRKKDFGKEERELKWAHAQRTLHGLQPPDSKMFPEKAGYNELNQMAEEAKRRAEIARLRELHTLKGHVESVVKLKGLDIETIQQSYTV